Part of the Gemmatimonadaceae bacterium genome is shown below.
GGTCACGCGCGCGAACAACGCACCTTCCCTCGCGTGGCAGCGATCTTCTCCATCATTTGCAATCCTTTTTGTTTTCCTTTTGAGCGTTTGTCGTAGATCTCTCCCTGTGGCTTTTCGGGTGGAGACTCGCCACGCGGTCACTGCCCCCGCGCCTCAGAGCTCAGTACGCCTTCCCACCTCGAGATCACCCACACGAAATCCCGAAGAGCCCCAATTTTTTTTGTTTTATCCGGATTTGACCGGCCTTGTCCGTCTTGTCCGCCTTTAGCCTTTGTCCGGCTTTGTCCGCCTTTACTTCTTGTCCGCCTGTAGTCCGCCTGTACGTTACGGGTATGACCGTGACCGCGCTCCTCTTTGCTTCGTATGCGGATGTCTTGCACCGAGAGAGCATCGAGATCACGCTGCCGAGCGGCGCAACCGTGAGAGACGTCGTCGAGCATGTGCGGGCGATGCCGGGTGGTGGCATTCTGCCTCCGTCTCCGTTGGTCGCTGTGAATCAGGAATATGCGCGCGCCGATGTCGTGCTCACGTCGGGCGACGAGATTGCGATCATTCCGCCGGTGGCAGGAGGCTGAGATGCGCACCGCGATCGTCGACGACGTGATCGATGTCGAAACGCTGCTCTCCGAAGTCGAGCGGGACAGCAATGGTGCGTCCGTGATTTTCATCGGGACGGTGCGCGACCAGAACAACGGCCGTCCCGTGACCGGCATCGAATACGCCTGTTACGGACCGATGGCGGCGCGCGAGCTGGCGAGCATCTGCACCGAAGCATCGGAGCGCTTTGCCACTGTGGACATCGTCGTCGAGCATCGCGTTGGGCATCTCTTCGTCGGCGAAGCGAGCGTCGTGATCGCGGTCGCGCATGCGCGGCGCGCGTCGGCGTACGAAGCGTCGCGCTACATCATCGAGCAGATCAAACGTCGGCTTCCGATCTGGAAGCGTGAGGAATACACGGATGGCACACGCGAGTGGGTCGACCCGACCGCGGTCGCCGTCGTTGGGCCGGAGTCATGATCGCGCTCTCTGATCAATTCGGCAGGCGCATCGAGTACCTGCGCATCTCGGTCACGGACCGCTGCAATTTCCGTTGCGTTTATTGCATGCCGGCCGAGGGTCTCGACTGGCTGCCCAAGCGGGAGATCCTCACGTACGAGGAGATCACCGCGATCGTCGCACAGCTCGCCCCGTTGGGCTTGCGGCGTCTGCGGATTACCGGCGGCGAACCGACGATTCGTCCGGACCTCGTGTCGCTCGTGCGCATGTTGCGCGCGGTGCCGGGCATCGAGGACATCGCGCTCTCGACCAACGGCGTGCGCCTGCCCGAGATGGCGGGCGCGCTCGCGGACGCCGGGCTCGATCGCGTGAACATGAGCGCGGACAGTTTGCGCGCCGATCGCATCGCGTCGATTGCGCGGCGGAACCTTGCCTTCGATCCGCGCGCGTCGGCGGCGGCGGCGGAGCGCGCGGGCCTCATGCCGGTCAAGATCAACATGGTCGTGATGCGCGGCATCAACGACGATGAGCTTGAGGCGTTTGCGCAGCTCACGCTCGAGCACGCGTGGCATGTGCGGTTCATCGAGCTCATGCCGGTGGGTGACATGCGTGCGCTGACGTGGGACCACGTGGTGCCGAGCGACGAGATCTTGTCGCGACTGTCATCGGTGGGCTCGCTCAGCGCCGACAGCGGACCGGAGCGTGGCAACGGACCGGCCAAGTATTATCGGTTTGCCGGCGCGCCGGGATCGGTTGGCGTGATCACGCCAATGACGCACACGTACTGCGGGTCATGCAATCGTGTGCGGCTGACGGCGGACGGGCGGCTGCGCACCTGCCTCTACGGCGATCACGAAGTCAATCTTCGCGACCCGCTGCGGGCGGGACAAAATCTCGAGCCGCTCTACGTCCAGGCGCTCGCCGAGAAGCCGCGCGAGCATCACCTGTTGCAGATGCAGGTGGGTGGACTGCGCGCGTTGTCGCAAGTGGGCGGATAGCCGGACGGCGCCGCGTTCGACGCGATGACGAAACTACCAAACACCGCGACCGCCGAATAGTTTTCGGCGGTTGTTTTGTATTCCCATTCATTGCACGTACCACACGCACATCAAGAGCGACATGGTCGAGAAGATCACGGTTGTCGGGGCGGGGAACGTGGGCGCGACCACGGCCCAGCGGTTGGCGGAGAAGGCGCTCGCGCGGCAGGTGGTGATGGTCGACGTCGTCGACGGCGTCCCACAGGGCAAAGGGCTGGATCAGTGGGAATCGGCGCCCATCGAGGGATTCGATTCGCGCGTGATCGGCACCAACGACTACGGGGCGAGCGCCGGCTCGGCAATCGTGGTCGTGACGGCGGGGATCGCGCGGAAGCCGGGCATGTCGCGCGACGATCTGCTCACCACCAACGCGGGCATCGTGAAGCAGGTGGCGGAGCAGATCAAGCGCACGTCGCCTAACGCAATCATCATCATGGTGTCCAATCCGCTCGACGTGATGGCCTACGTCGCGCTCAAGGTCACCGGCTTCCCGCGCCACCGGGTGATCGGCATGGCGGGGGTGCTCGACACGGCGCGCTACCGGTCCTTCCTCGCCGAGGCCTTGGACGTGTCGGTGCGCGACATCCAGGCCATGGTGTTGGGCGGACACGGCGACACGATGGTGCCGCTCATCTCGTACACCACCGTGAGCGGCATTCCGGTCACGCAGCTGCTCGACCGTGCGAAGCTCGACGCCATCGTCGACCGCACGCGCACGGGCGGCGCGGAAATCGTGAAGTACCTCAAGACCGGCTCGGCCTACTACGCGCCGTCGTCGGCGGCGGTGCAGATGTGCGAGGCGATCGTGCTCGACCAGAAGCGCGTGCTGCCGTGCGCCGCGTGGCTGGAAGGCGAGTACGGGATGTCGGGCTTGTTCCTCGGCGTGCCGTGCAAGTTAGGCAAGGGCGGGATCGAGCAGATTCTGCAGGTGGAGCTCACCGGCGACGAGCGGACGGCGCTCGCCAAGAGCGCGGACGCCGTGCGGGAGCCGATGAAAGTCGTCGGACTCTAGATGGCCGGCTCGCGCGCGCAGGCGTCGTTAGGCGAGAGGCCGGCCGGCCGGGTCCGCCTGTTCTGGCAGTCCACGGTGGGGAAGAAGGTCGTCATGTCGGTCACGGGGCTCATCATGGTGGCCTTCGTGCTGCTGCACATGATCGGCAACCTGCAGGTGTTCGAGAGCGCCGCCCGCCTCAACGCGTATTCGCACTTCCTCCACCACACGATCAACGAGCTGCTGTGGCTCGTCCGGATCGTGCTGCTCATTTCGGTCGTGCTGCACATCGTGGCCGCGGCGCAGCTCACACGCATGGATCGCGCGGCGCGGCCGGTCGGCTATCGCCGCCGCGACGCTCAGGCGTCGACCGTCGCATCGCGCACCATGCGCTGGGGCGGCGTGGCCATCGCGCTCTTTGTCGTCTTCCATCTGCTGCACCTCACCACGGGCACCATCCAGCCAGTGCCGTACGTGCCCGGCGACGTGTACGCGAACGTCGTCGGCGGCTTCCAGCTGTGGTGGGTGACGCTCATCTACGTGCTCGCGATGATTGCGTTAGGCCTGCACATCTTTCACGGCGCCTGGGGCTCGATCCGCACGTTGGGCCTCAACCGGCCGAAGGCCGAGCCCATGCGGCGCCCCATCGCCACGCTGCTGGCCGTCGTGCTCTGGGCGGGATTCTCCATCGTGCCGCTCGCCGTCTTCTTCGGGTGGGTGCGATGAGCGCCCCACTCGATGCGCGCATTCCCGACGGGCCGATCGGCGAGAAGTGGGACCGGCACAAGTTCGAGATGAAGCTCGTCAACCCGGCGAACAAGCGAAAGCACACCGTGCTCGTCGTGGGATCGGGGCTCGCCGGCGCATCGGCCGCCGCCTCGCTCGCCGAGCTCGGCTACCAGGTGAAGTGCTTCTGCTTCCAGGATTCCCCGCGCCGCG
Proteins encoded:
- a CDS encoding MoaD/ThiS family protein, translating into MTALLFASYADVLHRESIEITLPSGATVRDVVEHVRAMPGGGILPPSPLVAVNQEYARADVVLTSGDEIAIIPPVAGG
- a CDS encoding molybdenum cofactor biosynthesis protein MoaE, producing MRTAIVDDVIDVETLLSEVERDSNGASVIFIGTVRDQNNGRPVTGIEYACYGPMAARELASICTEASERFATVDIVVEHRVGHLFVGEASVVIAVAHARRASAYEASRYIIEQIKRRLPIWKREEYTDGTREWVDPTAVAVVGPES
- the moaA gene encoding GTP 3',8-cyclase MoaA, with the protein product MIALSDQFGRRIEYLRISVTDRCNFRCVYCMPAEGLDWLPKREILTYEEITAIVAQLAPLGLRRLRITGGEPTIRPDLVSLVRMLRAVPGIEDIALSTNGVRLPEMAGALADAGLDRVNMSADSLRADRIASIARRNLAFDPRASAAAAERAGLMPVKINMVVMRGINDDELEAFAQLTLEHAWHVRFIELMPVGDMRALTWDHVVPSDEILSRLSSVGSLSADSGPERGNGPAKYYRFAGAPGSVGVITPMTHTYCGSCNRVRLTADGRLRTCLYGDHEVNLRDPLRAGQNLEPLYVQALAEKPREHHLLQMQVGGLRALSQVGG
- the mdh gene encoding malate dehydrogenase, with product MVEKITVVGAGNVGATTAQRLAEKALARQVVMVDVVDGVPQGKGLDQWESAPIEGFDSRVIGTNDYGASAGSAIVVVTAGIARKPGMSRDDLLTTNAGIVKQVAEQIKRTSPNAIIIMVSNPLDVMAYVALKVTGFPRHRVIGMAGVLDTARYRSFLAEALDVSVRDIQAMVLGGHGDTMVPLISYTTVSGIPVTQLLDRAKLDAIVDRTRTGGAEIVKYLKTGSAYYAPSSAAVQMCEAIVLDQKRVLPCAAWLEGEYGMSGLFLGVPCKLGKGGIEQILQVELTGDERTALAKSADAVREPMKVVGL
- a CDS encoding succinate dehydrogenase cytochrome b subunit is translated as MAGSRAQASLGERPAGRVRLFWQSTVGKKVVMSVTGLIMVAFVLLHMIGNLQVFESAARLNAYSHFLHHTINELLWLVRIVLLISVVLHIVAAAQLTRMDRAARPVGYRRRDAQASTVASRTMRWGGVAIALFVVFHLLHLTTGTIQPVPYVPGDVYANVVGGFQLWWVTLIYVLAMIALGLHIFHGAWGSIRTLGLNRPKAEPMRRPIATLLAVVLWAGFSIVPLAVFFGWVR